The Erythrobacter sp. SDW2 region TGCTGCGCGACGAGGGCTATCATTTCGCTCGCGCCGGGACCTTTCTGGAGCGGGCCGACAGCACCGCCCGCATCCTCGATATCAAGTACTACCTGCTGCTGCCGTCGCTGTCCTATGTCGGTTCCAGCCTCGACACCGGGCAATGGGAGAACATCCTGCGTTCGGTCTCCGGCGACCGCGCCTATAGCTGGCTCAACGCCGGGCAGATCGAACCGCGCGGGATTGTGCAGTTCATGGTGCTCGACCGACGTTTCCCGCGCAGCCTCGCTTTCTGCCACGACGCTCTGCGTGACGAGTTGGCAGCGCTGGCCAGGCTGCATCGCGAGGAAGGGCGCAGCAACGAACTGATGCGGCAGGCGGATATGCGGCTGACCGACCTGACCGTCGATGCAATCTTCGAACAGGGTCTGCACCAGTTCCTGATCGATTTCATGGCCACCAATGCCGATATCGCCAATGCGATCGGCGAAGACTATCGGTTCCTTGTCTGATGCGCCTCGCTGTTCGCCATACCACGCACTACACCTACGATGTTCCGGCCATACACGGGCTGCAGCGCTTGCGGCTGACACCCAAGTCCACCCAGGGGCAGCAGATCATCGACTGGCAAATGCGTTACGAGAACGCGCGCGAGGAGTTGTCCTACGAAGACCAGCACCACAACACTGTTACCCTGGTGTCTGTCGCGGAGGGGGCTCGCCACGTCGCCATCGAATGCACCGGCACGGTCGAGACCGAGGACAAGGC contains the following coding sequences:
- a CDS encoding alpha-E domain-containing protein, coding for MLGRTAHSLFWMFRYLERAENTARILQAGLRMALTRDIQLAEAEWRSILQTTGRHEAYELHNGTYTGMQAWNFILRDKGNPSSVMDMLDAVRNNARTSRNAISSELWEVINESWMLVRDMLARPVTQGQVGHVLAAIRRAGTLAHGAMAGSMLRDEGYHFARAGTFLERADSTARILDIKYYLLLPSLSYVGSSLDTGQWENILRSVSGDRAYSWLNAGQIEPRGIVQFMVLDRRFPRSLAFCHDALRDELAALARLHREEGRSNELMRQADMRLTDLTVDAIFEQGLHQFLIDFMATNADIANAIGEDYRFLV